In one window of Deltaproteobacteria bacterium DNA:
- a CDS encoding S41 family peptidase, whose product MKGRKWLGPAAVLFVFFVGFVSGDLITSRQAAQANVAFGKLKTFGDVLSQVQTSYVEEPNVDELINGAIKGMLQTLDPHSSYLTPDMLKQVEVETKGSFGGLGIEIGIKDGVLTVISPIEDTPAFRAGLQAGDKIVKIENEPTRDMNVMDAVKKLRGEAGTTVTITIVREGLKEPRQYTITRDVIKIKSVKTKSMGDGIGYIRLTQFQQDTASELGKALQEQTKEKGGLKGLVLDMRNNPGGLLDQAVKVADKFVESGLIVYTDGRLENQKFKYFAHKEGTYSGFPIVVLVNAGSASASEIVAGALQDHGRAIVLGAQTFGKGSVQTIIPMEDGSAIRLTTARYFTPNGRSIQAKGIEPDIVVSDGRDVIEGHAGPLREKDIERHLRGEGEGKDSAAPKVSPTVAKGKKEEPSGKKDGKNGKKETAQMEEGRKEDAKDPQLERAVELLKGWEIFKSRFINKSKPS is encoded by the coding sequence ATGAAAGGCAGGAAATGGCTGGGGCCCGCGGCGGTCCTCTTCGTCTTCTTCGTGGGGTTCGTATCGGGGGACCTCATCACATCCCGCCAGGCGGCGCAGGCGAACGTGGCGTTCGGGAAGTTGAAGACGTTCGGAGACGTCCTCTCGCAGGTCCAGACAAGCTACGTAGAGGAGCCCAACGTCGATGAGCTGATCAACGGCGCCATCAAGGGGATGCTGCAGACGCTGGATCCGCACAGCTCCTATCTCACGCCCGACATGCTGAAGCAGGTGGAAGTGGAAACCAAGGGCAGCTTCGGAGGACTCGGCATCGAGATCGGCATCAAGGATGGAGTGCTCACTGTCATATCTCCGATCGAGGATACGCCCGCGTTCCGGGCGGGGCTCCAGGCGGGAGACAAGATCGTCAAAATAGAAAACGAGCCGACACGCGACATGAACGTCATGGACGCGGTGAAAAAGCTGCGCGGCGAGGCCGGAACGACGGTTACGATCACGATCGTGCGCGAAGGTTTGAAGGAGCCCAGGCAGTACACCATCACGCGGGACGTCATAAAGATCAAGAGCGTCAAGACGAAATCGATGGGCGACGGCATCGGATATATTCGCCTCACCCAATTTCAGCAGGATACCGCAAGCGAGCTCGGGAAGGCCCTCCAGGAGCAGACGAAGGAGAAAGGAGGGCTAAAGGGGCTGGTACTCGATATGCGGAACAATCCGGGCGGGCTTCTGGATCAGGCGGTGAAGGTGGCCGACAAGTTCGTCGAATCGGGACTCATCGTCTATACGGACGGCCGCCTGGAAAACCAGAAGTTCAAGTATTTCGCCCACAAGGAAGGGACCTATTCCGGGTTCCCGATTGTGGTGCTCGTGAACGCGGGATCGGCGTCGGCCTCCGAGATCGTCGCCGGCGCGCTCCAGGACCACGGGCGCGCGATCGTATTGGGGGCGCAGACATTCGGGAAGGGCTCGGTCCAGACGATCATACCGATGGAGGACGGCTCGGCGATCCGCCTGACCACGGCGCGCTATTTCACGCCGAACGGCCGCTCCATTCAGGCCAAGGGCATCGAACCGGACATCGTGGTTTCCGACGGCCGCGACGTCATCGAAGGGCACGCAGGACCGTTGCGGGAGAAGGACATCGAGCGTCACCTGAGGGGGGAAGGGGAAGGAAAGGATAGCGCGGCACCGAAGGTCTCTCCGACCGTGGCGAAGGGAAAGAAAGAGGAGCCCTCCGGCAAAAAGGACGGGAAGAACGGAAAGAAGGAAACGGCACAGATGGAGGAAGGACGGAAGGAAGACGCCAAGGATCCCCAGCTCGAAAGGGCTGTGGAGCTCCTGAAGGGGTGGGAGATATTCAAATCGCGTTTCATCAACAAGTCCAAGCCGTCCTGA
- a CDS encoding divergent polysaccharide deacetylase family protein, producing the protein MLIGGAFIAGLLAVGVVLFLPESGNRVQGPASSSFAPPPPPPQAPPQPLPQAPQARIAIVVDDMGYEPSLDAEWLKLPGKLNVAVLPFGPSSRKVAESARARGWGVILHVPMEPENPASDKTERFRIRRGMTGAEIESLLSRMAENLPQATGVSNHMGSAATSDRATMSAFVSAIRKRGYFLLDSVTTPASVALDAAGNAGVPAARRDVFLDSSLSPEDMRSRWEQAVSLAKEKGTAVLICHAKAETLRVIAALLPRLREANVQAVTLDELLRPGKET; encoded by the coding sequence ATGCTGATAGGCGGGGCCTTCATCGCCGGGCTGCTGGCGGTGGGCGTGGTGCTTTTCCTGCCCGAGTCCGGGAATCGCGTGCAGGGTCCAGCCTCTTCGTCCTTTGCGCCGCCGCCCCCTCCGCCCCAGGCCCCTCCGCAGCCCTTGCCGCAGGCTCCGCAGGCGCGCATTGCCATAGTGGTGGACGACATGGGGTACGAACCTTCCCTTGACGCCGAATGGTTAAAATTGCCCGGGAAACTCAATGTCGCAGTCCTTCCTTTCGGGCCGTCCTCCCGGAAAGTAGCGGAATCGGCACGCGCGCGCGGGTGGGGGGTGATTCTGCATGTGCCCATGGAGCCTGAAAATCCGGCTTCCGACAAGACGGAACGGTTCCGCATCCGAAGGGGCATGACGGGTGCGGAGATCGAGTCCCTGCTGAGCCGCATGGCGGAGAACCTTCCCCAGGCGACCGGGGTCAGCAACCACATGGGCTCGGCGGCCACTTCCGATCGGGCGACCATGTCGGCGTTCGTTTCGGCAATCAGGAAGAGGGGATATTTCCTGCTGGACAGCGTGACGACCCCCGCGTCCGTGGCGCTCGATGCCGCGGGAAACGCAGGCGTTCCCGCCGCGAGGAGGGACGTCTTTCTCGACTCCTCGCTTTCACCCGAAGATATGCGGAGCCGGTGGGAACAGGCGGTATCGCTCGCGAAGGAAAAGGGAACCGCAGTTCTGATCTGCCACGCGAAGGCGGAGACTCTCAGGGTCATCGCGGCCCTGCTTCCGCGGCTGCGGGAGGCGAACGTCCAGGCGGTAACCCTCGACGAGCTCCTCCGTCCCGGAAAGGAAACATAG